The nucleotide sequence GTTGCTGCTGGCCGCCGGAGAGCTGGCCCGGGTACTTGTCGGCCTGTTCGGGGATCTGCACGCGCTCCAGGTAGCGCTGGGCGATCTCTTCCGCCTCGCCCTTGGGCATCTTGCGCACCCACATGGGGCCGAGGGTGCAGTTCTCCAGCACGGTGAGGTGGGGGAAGAGGTTGAAGTGCTGGAACACCATGCCCACCTCGGAGCGGATCTGCTCGATGTTCTTGACGTCGCGGGTCAACTCGATGCCGTCCACCTCGATGGTCCCCTGTTGATGCACCTCCAACCGGTTGATGCACCGGATCAACGTGGACTTGCCGGAGCCCGACGGCCCGCAGATGACGATCCGTTCGCCGGCGGTCACCCGCAGGTCGATGTTCTTCAGCACGTGAAAGGCGCCGAACCACTTGTGCATGGCCCGAACCTCCACCATCACCCTGGAGGTGTCGGCGGCGGATCGGATGCGTTCCGTGTCTTCGATGGTAGCCATGAGAAAATTGCTAACGGTTGTCGACGCTCAGCCGTCCTTCGAGCCAGAGGGAGTATCGCGACATGGCGAAACAACTCAAGAAGAAGAAGAGCGCGATGAAGAGATACGTCTCGTTGGACAGCCCGTTCCACTTGGCGTCGGCGAGAATCGCCCGGGCCACGCCCAGCGGGTCCAACAGGCCGATGATTACTACCAGCGTGCTGTCTTTGTAAAGCCCGATGAAGACGTTGACCATGCCGGGGATGGCGATCTTGAGGGCCTGGGGCAGCGTGATCAGCCAGGTGGTCTTCCAGTACGACAGCCCGAGGGAGTCCGCGGCCTCGTACTGGCCGCGGGAAAGGGCTTGCAATCCGCCGCGCACGGCTTCGGCGAGGTAGGCCGCGGCGAACAGCGTGACCATGATGAGCACCCGGATGAGGAGGTCGAAGTTGGTCCCCGGGGGCAGGAAGTAGTTGAGCATGGTGGAGGCGATGAACAGCAGCGTGATCAGCGGCACCCCGCGCACGACTTCGATGAAGGTGACGCACAGCACACGGATCGCCAGCAGCCGCGACTGCCTGCCGAGGGCCAGCAGGATGCCCAGGGGAAGGGACGCCACGATGCCGGTGACGCCCAGGATCATGGTGAGCAGGAACCCGCCGTAGGCATCGGTGTCCACCACGGGCAGGCCCAGGCCGCCGTAGATCAACCAGGCCCCCACCGCGGGATAGGCCAGCGAGAACCAAAGCAGTCGGCTGCGATAGGGCGTGCGATCGAACAGCACCGGCGCCAGCGCGGGGAAGAGCAGGACGAAGGTGAGCACCGGACGCCAGCGCTGGTCGGCGGGATAAAAGCCGTAGACGAACTGGTCCAGCCGGGTGGCGATGACCGCCCAGCAGGCGCCGTCACCCTGTGTGCGGCAATCGACGCGGGAGCCGGCATCCCACACCGCCTCCAGCACGAACCAGTCGATGGCGGCGGTGACGAACTCGTAGATCAGCCACGCGGAAACGAGTGTCAGCGCCGTGTTGAACACCGACGAGAACAGGTTCGCGCGCAACCAGCCGATGACGCCGGCGGTGCCCGGCGGCGGCGGCAGGTCCGGGTGCTGTCCGGGCGGATAGGTCGGGGTTGCGGCGGCGGGAACGGACATCAGCGCTCCACCAACCGGACGCGCCGGTTGTACCAGTTCATGAACATGGAAATATTCAGGGAAATAGCCAGGTAAACCAGCAAGACCAGCATCATGCACTCGATCTCCCGCCCTGTCTGATTCAGCGTGATCCCCCCCAGGGTCCCCACCAGGTCCACGTAGCCGATGGCGATGGCCAGGGACGAGTTCTTGGTGAGGTCAAGGTACTGGGAGGTGAGCGGCGGGACG is from Deltaproteobacteria bacterium and encodes:
- a CDS encoding amino acid ABC transporter ATP-binding protein produces the protein MVEVRAMHKWFGAFHVLKNIDLRVTAGERIVICGPSGSGKSTLIRCINRLEVHQQGTIEVDGIELTRDVKNIEQIRSEVGMVFQHFNLFPHLTVLENCTLGPMWVRKMPKGEAEEIAQRYLERVQIPEQADKYPGQLSGGQQQRVAIARSLCMQPKIMLFDEPTSALDPEMIKEVLDTMLELAETGMTMLVVTHEMGFARRAADRVIFMDGGEIIEKNAPEPFFNNPQNDRTKLFLSQILSH
- a CDS encoding amino acid ABC transporter permease, which codes for MSVPAAATPTYPPGQHPDLPPPPGTAGVIGWLRANLFSSVFNTALTLVSAWLIYEFVTAAIDWFVLEAVWDAGSRVDCRTQGDGACWAVIATRLDQFVYGFYPADQRWRPVLTFVLLFPALAPVLFDRTPYRSRLLWFSLAYPAVGAWLIYGGLGLPVVDTDAYGGFLLTMILGVTGIVASLPLGILLALGRQSRLLAIRVLCVTFIEVVRGVPLITLLFIASTMLNYFLPPGTNFDLLIRVLIMVTLFAAAYLAEAVRGGLQALSRGQYEAADSLGLSYWKTTWLITLPQALKIAIPGMVNVFIGLYKDSTLVVIIGLLDPLGVARAILADAKWNGLSNETYLFIALFFFLSCFAMSRYSLWLEGRLSVDNR
- a CDS encoding amino acid ABC transporter permease gives rise to the protein VPPLTSQYLDLTKNSSLAIAIGYVDLVGTLGGITLNQTGREIECMMLVLLVYLAISLNISMFMNWYNRRVRLVER